A region from the Silene latifolia isolate original U9 population chromosome 7, ASM4854445v1, whole genome shotgun sequence genome encodes:
- the LOC141590739 gene encoding antimicrobial ginkbilobin-2-like protein has protein sequence MALSNKLITFIIIIATFNKLAISSDDEDFGASAVCIGTNTTTGNPLYQNYNMSVSSLLFNLSLESKSPFPGFFTTSTGPSRAKAYGSYICWGDVSPKLCKKCVRLTTEAQLNQNVYEECFVFGIYLNSHLCFIRYANQSVNEYKKGFVVAMGPSGGKVADYTPYNRTLSTSIEGLIKEAEYGNWTRTNFATRVVPVNGSRDKIHILVQCTPVISAKNCSRCLQEAYDYVPIHYNGTQGGAIIHANCIVKFNNQSFIGGACRSLNPIYLHVYWVILISLFLVFV, from the coding sequence ATGGCATTGTCGAACAAATTAATCACTTTCATAATCATAATCGCGACATTCAACAAGCTTGCAATTAGTTCAGATGATGAAGATTTTGGTGCTAGTGCAGTATGCATAGGAACCAACACAACCACAGGTAACCCATTGTACCAAAATTACAACATGAGCGTCTCGTCTCTTCTTTTCAATCTCTCTCTCGAATCCAAATCACCATTTCCCGGCTTTTTCACCACTTCGACTGGTCCATCTCGAGCCAAGGCCTACGGTTCTTACATTTGTTGGGGCGATGTTTCTCCTAAACTATGTAAAAAATGTGTACGTCTCACAACCGAAGCACAATTAAACCAAAATGTCTACGAAGAATGCTTCGTGTTTGGTATTTACTTAAATTCACATTTATGCTTCATTCGATATGCAAATCAGTCCGTAAATGAATATAAGAAGGGTTTTGTAGTTGCCATGGGACCCAGTGGCGGAAAAGTGGCCGATTATACGCCGTATAATAGGACATTATCGACGAGTATTGAAGGGTTGATCAAagaagctgaatatgggaattggACTAGGACTAATTTCGCGACAAGAGTTGTCCCGGTGAATGGATCTCGAGACAAAATTCATATCCTTGTTCAATGTACTCCGGTTATATCGGCCAAGAATTGTAGTCGATGTTTGCAGGAAGCGTATGATTATGTGCCTATACATTATAATGGAACTCAAGGTGGTGCAATTATCCATGCTAATTGCATAGTTAAGTTtaataatcaatctttcattggtgGTGCTTGTAGGAGTTTAAATCCTATTTATTTACATGTTTATTGGGTTATTTTGATTTCACTCTTCTTGGTGTTTGTATAA